A genomic window from Oceanobacillus timonensis includes:
- a CDS encoding dihydroorotate dehydrogenase, producing MMKNGLKMEVDIGGIKIANPVMPASGAFGEGMDKIIDFNQLGALIPKSITKYPQRGNRNPRACETNGGMINSIGIQSKGINYYLEEIIPYYNQYSAPLISSISAESIDEFIEMSSIISSVQNVAALELNISCPNLKNNGQAFGMSDNNTFELVHQVREVTEKPIIVKLTPNVTDIQSIALAAENAGANALVVANTPLAMAIDIHTRRPKIGNIMGGLSGPAIKPIIIRQIYQVSKVSRLPIIGCGGVMTSDDAIEMMLAGASAVQVGTANFISPTAMIDIIEGIQTYMEEHQLNTIDDLIGGIIVTDQREEDYI from the coding sequence ATGATGAAAAATGGATTAAAGATGGAAGTAGATATTGGAGGAATCAAAATAGCCAACCCTGTTATGCCAGCTTCGGGAGCTTTTGGGGAAGGAATGGACAAGATTATTGATTTTAATCAGCTTGGTGCACTGATACCTAAGAGTATAACAAAATATCCCCAAAGAGGTAACAGAAATCCCAGAGCGTGTGAAACGAATGGGGGAATGATTAATTCGATTGGTATCCAAAGTAAAGGGATAAATTATTATTTAGAAGAAATTATTCCGTATTATAACCAGTATAGTGCACCGTTAATATCCAGTATTTCTGCAGAATCCATTGATGAATTTATTGAAATGTCCAGTATCATTTCGTCTGTTCAAAATGTGGCTGCACTTGAATTGAATATATCATGTCCTAATTTAAAAAATAATGGTCAGGCATTTGGAATGAGTGACAATAATACCTTTGAATTGGTTCATCAAGTGAGAGAGGTAACAGAAAAACCAATTATTGTAAAACTAACACCCAATGTTACGGATATTCAATCGATTGCTTTAGCTGCAGAAAATGCCGGAGCGAATGCTTTAGTTGTTGCAAATACCCCTTTGGCGATGGCGATTGATATCCACACTCGTCGACCAAAAATCGGAAATATTATGGGGGGATTATCAGGACCTGCAATTAAACCTATCATTATCAGACAAATATATCAGGTTAGCAAAGTATCACGATTGCCGATTATTGGCTGTGGAGGTGTCATGACTTCTGATGATGCGATTGAAATGATGTTAGCCGGTGCATCTGCAGTACAAGTAGGAACAGCAAATTTCATATCTCCAACAGCAATGATTGATATCATTGAGGGAATTCAAACATATATGGAAGAACATCAACTAAATACTATCGATGACCTTATTGGAGGCATTATAGTAACGGACCAAAGGGAAGAAGATTATATCTAA
- a CDS encoding M20 family metallo-hydrolase, with protein MSLHRIQEMLSQFNRIGYTKDGMNRMAYTDSERKAKEFFKEICESENVSVRMDHAGNMIAYREGLDPTLPPVLTGSHLDTVTNGGKYDGVVGVVAAIELIRRLNEQQIRTNHPIEVIGFAAEESSRFGIATIGSKGMAGILEPCNVKNLKDKNNVSLETAFSQAGLNLSHAEGASRENEDIKAFFEVHIEQGPVLEREQLDIGVVTGIAAPTRLKVTVEGKASHSGTTPMDLRKDAFLGAAEIGIAVEKAAIAEADKGTVATVGECTIAPGAMNIVPELAEMQIDIRSVDMNSKQNVLKHVEKVIKNVETKRGLLVHSELLTNDEPVILEENVTSSILRTCKQLGVSYREMPSGAGHDAMNMAKLCPTGLIFIPCRDGLSHHKDEFSSLDAIGIACDVLEKEILKWAIPVK; from the coding sequence ATGAGTCTGCATCGGATTCAAGAAATGCTAAGTCAATTCAACAGGATAGGTTATACAAAAGACGGAATGAACCGGATGGCGTATACAGACAGCGAACGTAAAGCAAAAGAATTTTTTAAAGAAATATGTGAAAGTGAAAATGTAAGTGTGCGAATGGATCATGCTGGTAATATGATTGCATACAGAGAAGGGTTGGATCCGACATTACCCCCTGTTTTGACTGGCTCACATCTTGATACCGTCACCAATGGAGGGAAATACGATGGGGTGGTGGGTGTTGTTGCTGCTATTGAATTAATCCGTCGTCTAAATGAACAACAGATACGCACGAATCATCCAATCGAGGTTATTGGTTTTGCAGCAGAAGAGTCATCAAGGTTTGGTATCGCTACGATAGGAAGTAAAGGTATGGCTGGAATTTTGGAACCGTGTAACGTTAAAAATTTAAAAGATAAAAATAATGTAAGTTTAGAAACTGCCTTTTCCCAAGCAGGATTAAATTTAAGTCATGCTGAAGGCGCTTCCAGAGAAAACGAAGACATCAAAGCCTTTTTTGAAGTTCATATTGAGCAAGGACCTGTATTAGAGAGAGAGCAATTGGACATCGGGGTTGTAACCGGGATTGCAGCACCGACTCGCTTAAAAGTAACAGTAGAAGGAAAAGCTTCTCATTCAGGCACAACGCCTATGGATTTACGAAAAGATGCGTTCTTGGGCGCTGCTGAAATCGGCATAGCTGTGGAAAAAGCAGCGATAGCGGAGGCGGATAAAGGAACGGTTGCTACTGTAGGAGAATGCACAATTGCTCCTGGCGCCATGAACATTGTTCCAGAATTAGCAGAAATGCAAATTGACATCCGTAGTGTTGATATGAATTCTAAACAAAATGTGCTCAAACATGTAGAAAAAGTCATTAAAAATGTAGAAACGAAAAGAGGGCTTCTCGTACATTCCGAATTATTGACGAACGATGAACCCGTAATATTAGAAGAAAATGTCACTTCCTCCATTTTGAGAACATGTAAACAACTTGGTGTTTCATATAGGGAAATGCCAAGTGGTGCGGGTCATGATGCGATGAATATGGCAAAACTTTGCCCGACAGGACTGATTTTTATTCCTTGTCGTGATGGCTTAAGCCACCATAAAGATGAGTTTTCATCACTAGATGCGATTGGGATTGCTTGTGACGTTTTGGAGAAGGAAATATTAAAATGGGCAATACCAGTGAAATAG
- a CDS encoding PucR family transcriptional regulator, which translates to MGITLESAMEIGGLKECRILAGREGLSNRIDNVTIMEVPDVTRWLKGNELLITSFFAKNEPFDQQRFIQQLSAVNTSALAIKPYHFLGEIPSFLLEEAEKFGLPIIEIPEKISYLDILSPVMSTIFNSKALLQDDMEQANKILREVSINGGKVNDFIEALEFLTRSMVTIESWLPFIKLPTPNFDMVPITEEEIRELELIKHPIRMKRQCNEEEVSCIVAPILLDGVIHGYITSWGYENENLQLYLSILEQASVFLSLEFLRLKVKHDVEQQYKNDFIQELLFNNSMSFQDIVEKGKKYQFDNEKMYACILLKTRNKEQKNKDVEATKISRVDYIIRQQWPDAIVGNIRDYICVIFPVYDDTKTEHKNQFQVLYNYIDTYVERHFVLNMGVGNTHIGITGLRESFVQAEHALKLGGYLTNPAIVTFYEDLGVYRLLGELIGSKELTDFFNQTVGKLIKYDELHHLKLVKTLDAYFEHNGNLKETSRFLYIHVNTLKYRIKKIASITGYSVNDTDGKVMLYLGLKINELSL; encoded by the coding sequence ATGGGAATAACATTAGAAAGTGCAATGGAAATAGGAGGTTTAAAAGAATGCCGCATTTTAGCGGGAAGAGAAGGTTTATCAAATAGAATTGATAATGTAACAATTATGGAAGTCCCCGATGTCACACGCTGGTTGAAAGGTAATGAGTTATTAATCACCAGCTTTTTTGCCAAAAATGAGCCCTTTGATCAGCAGCGATTCATACAGCAATTATCTGCTGTTAACACTTCTGCTTTAGCCATAAAACCATATCATTTTTTAGGTGAGATTCCTAGTTTCTTATTGGAAGAAGCAGAGAAGTTTGGGCTCCCGATCATAGAAATACCTGAAAAGATTAGTTATCTGGATATATTATCTCCTGTTATGAGTACCATTTTTAACAGTAAAGCATTACTTCAAGATGATATGGAACAAGCAAATAAAATTTTAAGAGAAGTTTCTATAAACGGGGGAAAGGTCAATGATTTTATTGAAGCATTAGAGTTTCTTACTAGAAGTATGGTTACGATAGAAAGCTGGCTACCTTTTATAAAACTTCCTACTCCAAATTTTGACATGGTACCTATAACGGAAGAGGAAATAAGAGAACTGGAACTAATCAAACACCCAATTCGCATGAAGCGTCAATGTAATGAAGAGGAAGTGTCATGTATTGTTGCACCTATCTTGTTAGATGGCGTAATACATGGTTATATCACAAGTTGGGGATATGAAAATGAAAACTTACAGTTATACTTATCCATCCTTGAACAGGCATCTGTGTTTTTATCTCTTGAGTTTTTAAGGCTTAAAGTAAAACATGATGTTGAACAACAATATAAAAATGACTTCATTCAGGAATTGTTATTTAACAACTCCATGAGCTTCCAAGACATCGTTGAAAAAGGGAAAAAATATCAATTTGATAACGAAAAAATGTACGCTTGTATTTTATTAAAAACAAGGAATAAAGAACAAAAAAACAAAGATGTTGAAGCGACAAAGATTAGTAGGGTTGACTATATTATTCGGCAGCAGTGGCCGGATGCTATTGTAGGCAATATTCGTGATTATATTTGTGTTATTTTTCCCGTGTATGATGATACGAAAACAGAGCACAAGAATCAGTTCCAGGTGTTATACAACTATATAGATACATATGTTGAACGGCATTTTGTATTAAACATGGGTGTCGGAAATACACACATTGGAATAACAGGATTACGAGAAAGTTTTGTTCAAGCAGAGCACGCACTGAAGTTAGGAGGCTATTTAACCAACCCCGCAATTGTCACTTTTTATGAAGATTTAGGTGTATATCGACTGCTTGGAGAGTTAATTGGAAGTAAGGAGCTAACAGATTTTTTTAATCAAACGGTAGGAAAACTAATCAAATATGATGAATTACATCATTTAAAGCTTGTAAAAACGTTAGATGCTTATTTTGAACACAATGGAAATCTCAAAGAAACATCCCGTTTTCTATACATTCACGTGAATACATTAAAATACAGGATTAAAAAAATCGCTTCTATAACCGGATATTCAGTGAATGATACAGACGGAAAAGTGATGTTGTATCTAGGCTTAAAAATAAATGAATTGTCGCTATAG
- a CDS encoding dihydroorotate dehydrogenase electron transfer subunit → MKDYYLTVLKNQQVSNRYWHMVLDSSVIQEKIEPGQFFNIKTADQQTYYPLLRRPFSIYLINDNTLEFLYKVEGEGTKQISTYHPGEKVNLLGPAGVSFSINKEYKKILLLARGVGIATLAALSQKAAQMNIEIYAILSARKQDDLLAMKTMEKYCTKVYCVTEEAGTSDVENVREMIRDLIKTHHIDTAYTCGSRRLSMLLQKMAKVNGIAGQIALEEYMACGMGVCYSCVCDIKKQGVTYTVKSCEDGPVFPLEEVVME, encoded by the coding sequence ATGAAGGATTATTATTTAACAGTGTTAAAAAATCAACAAGTAAGTAACCGTTATTGGCATATGGTATTAGATTCATCCGTCATTCAAGAAAAAATTGAACCAGGTCAATTCTTTAATATAAAAACTGCAGATCAACAGACGTATTATCCTCTGCTCAGGCGACCATTCAGTATTTATTTGATTAATGATAACACGTTGGAATTTCTTTATAAAGTTGAAGGAGAAGGGACAAAGCAAATATCAACATATCATCCAGGTGAAAAAGTCAACTTGCTTGGACCTGCAGGTGTTTCTTTTTCCATAAATAAAGAGTATAAAAAGATATTACTTTTAGCGAGGGGAGTAGGCATTGCAACACTTGCAGCTCTTTCTCAAAAAGCCGCTCAAATGAATATTGAAATATATGCGATTTTAAGTGCTCGAAAACAGGACGATTTATTGGCTATGAAGACAATGGAGAAATATTGTACAAAAGTTTATTGTGTTACAGAGGAAGCAGGAACAAGTGATGTAGAAAATGTGCGTGAAATGATTCGTGATTTGATAAAGACACATCATATTGATACAGCGTACACTTGTGGATCAAGAAGATTATCAATGCTTTTGCAAAAAATGGCCAAAGTAAATGGAATTGCCGGTCAAATCGCTTTGGAAGAATACATGGCATGCGGAATGGGGGTCTGCTATTCATGTGTATGTGATATTAAAAAGCAGGGAGTGACGTATACCGTTAAATCTTGTGAAGATGGTCCTGTTTTTCCACTTGAGGAGGTGGTTATGGAATGA